Proteins encoded together in one Aerosakkonema funiforme FACHB-1375 window:
- the lipB gene encoding lipoyl(octanoyl) transferase LipB, whose translation MVISSNNDWLAWNKQQKPRFCRLYDRGITDYSAAWEWQRSLLAERRDNPKLEDVLILLEHPPVYTLGQGASLEFLKFAPERSNCELHRIERGGEVTYHCPGQLVGYPILNLRYYRQDLHWYLRQLEEVLIRVLAEYGLAGERLDGFTGVWLEGRKVAAIGIKVSRWITMHGFAFNVCPDLEGFKQIVPCGISDKPVGSLAEFIPTINKDRVRQQVAASFAEVFAVELIPETMAGD comes from the coding sequence GTGGTGATTTCGAGTAATAATGATTGGTTGGCGTGGAATAAGCAGCAAAAACCCCGTTTTTGTCGGTTATACGATCGGGGAATCACAGATTATTCAGCAGCTTGGGAGTGGCAGCGATCGCTCCTGGCAGAACGGCGAGACAACCCCAAGCTGGAAGATGTCCTCATATTGTTGGAACATCCCCCCGTGTACACGCTCGGACAAGGAGCCAGTCTGGAATTTCTCAAATTCGCTCCGGAGCGAAGTAACTGCGAGCTACACCGTATAGAGCGCGGTGGCGAAGTAACCTACCACTGTCCCGGTCAACTCGTCGGCTACCCGATCCTGAATTTGCGATATTATCGGCAAGACTTGCACTGGTATCTGCGCCAGCTGGAAGAAGTGTTAATCCGAGTGCTGGCTGAGTACGGATTGGCAGGGGAACGGCTCGACGGCTTTACCGGCGTTTGGTTAGAAGGACGGAAAGTAGCTGCGATCGGCATCAAAGTCAGCCGTTGGATTACCATGCACGGCTTCGCTTTCAACGTTTGTCCAGATCTGGAAGGTTTTAAGCAAATAGTACCTTGCGGAATTTCCGACAAACCGGTGGGCAGCTTAGCAGAATTTATTCCCACAATTAATAAAGACCGAGTGCGTCAGCAAGTAGCAGCCAGCTTCGCCGAAGTGTTTGCAGTCGAGCTAATTCCAGAAACTATGGCTGGGGACTAG
- a CDS encoding DUF1802 family protein, whose product MESTTIHALKEWAVAVDALAQGKTILLLRKGGIREEGKQFKVAHDEVLLYPTFEHQKPDLLKPEYADKVSPVESGWHPETVRIGSWAKITDIFMVSYEPSIAALLPYHIWNERFASDRLKWKPSQPMYILLLRTYKLAQPQSIVYRPEYGGCKSWIDLAAPISIVGSVPVLSDGEYVKQANVIRNAIAHPQAEELKIQN is encoded by the coding sequence ATGGAATCGACTACTATCCACGCACTCAAGGAATGGGCTGTTGCGGTAGATGCCTTGGCGCAAGGCAAAACTATTTTGCTGCTTCGTAAAGGCGGTATTCGCGAGGAGGGAAAGCAATTTAAAGTTGCTCATGATGAGGTTTTGCTCTACCCGACATTTGAACACCAAAAACCAGATTTGCTCAAACCGGAATATGCTGACAAGGTAAGCCCTGTAGAATCGGGTTGGCATCCGGAAACTGTGCGAATTGGTAGCTGGGCGAAGATTACCGATATTTTTATGGTGAGTTACGAACCCAGCATTGCCGCACTGCTACCATATCACATCTGGAACGAGCGGTTTGCGAGCGATCGCCTCAAATGGAAACCCAGTCAGCCAATGTATATTTTGCTGCTGCGGACTTACAAACTCGCTCAACCGCAATCCATTGTTTACCGCCCGGAATACGGTGGCTGCAAGTCTTGGATCGATTTGGCCGCACCTATTTCCATCGTCGGTTCTGTACCAGTGCTGAGTGATGGTGAATACGTCAAACAAGCAAATGTCATCCGTAATGCGATCGCCCACCCGCAGGCTGAGGAATTAAAAATTCAAAATTGA
- a CDS encoding aldo/keto reductase, translated as METRRLGNSDVNISPIIMGTWQAGKAMWVGIEDSETVKAMRAAFEAGITTIDTAEVYGNGHSEQIVAQALSDVRDRVVYATKVFANHLKYDLVIEACDRSLKNLKTDYIDLYQIHWPSGAFNSEIVPIEETMRAMNDLKQQGKIRAIGVSNFSRAQIEEAAQYGRIDSLQPPYSLFWRQVEKDTMPYCIENNISIIAYSSLAQGLLTGKFGLGHKFQEGDNRIKNKLFMGENYERAQAALDKLRPIAERHQCKLAQLTLAWLIAQPQTNAIVGARNSDQSVQNAKAADVKLSADELAQIDAIGRTVTDPLDDSPIMWDWG; from the coding sequence ATGGAAACGCGACGCTTGGGCAACTCTGATGTGAATATCTCTCCCATCATTATGGGGACTTGGCAAGCTGGGAAAGCTATGTGGGTGGGGATTGAGGATTCCGAGACCGTCAAGGCGATGCGGGCGGCTTTTGAGGCGGGGATAACGACCATCGACACTGCCGAGGTTTACGGAAACGGTCACTCTGAGCAAATTGTGGCACAAGCGCTGTCAGATGTGCGCGATCGAGTTGTCTACGCTACCAAGGTTTTCGCCAATCATCTCAAGTATGACTTAGTAATTGAGGCGTGCGATCGCTCTCTGAAAAACCTTAAAACCGATTATATCGACCTCTATCAAATTCATTGGCCTTCCGGCGCTTTCAACAGCGAAATTGTACCGATTGAGGAAACTATGCGGGCGATGAACGATTTGAAACAGCAAGGCAAAATTCGTGCTATTGGCGTTTCTAATTTCTCCCGCGCTCAAATAGAAGAAGCCGCCCAGTACGGACGCATTGATAGCCTGCAACCGCCTTATTCTTTGTTCTGGCGTCAGGTGGAAAAAGATACTATGCCGTACTGCATTGAAAACAATATTTCTATCATTGCTTACTCTTCTCTGGCACAGGGATTGCTGACTGGCAAATTCGGTCTCGGTCACAAGTTCCAGGAAGGAGATAACCGCATCAAAAATAAGCTGTTTATGGGTGAGAATTACGAACGAGCGCAAGCAGCTTTAGATAAACTCCGTCCGATTGCAGAACGCCATCAATGTAAGCTTGCCCAACTAACTTTAGCTTGGTTGATTGCCCAACCGCAAACAAATGCGATCGTCGGTGCGCGTAACAGCGATCAATCGGTACAAAATGCCAAAGCAGCCGATGTCAAATTATCTGCTGACGAACTAGCACAAATCGACGCTATTGGGCGCACGGTTACCGATCCTTTGGATGACAGTCCGATTATGTGGGATTGGGGCTAG
- the ggt gene encoding gamma-glutamyltransferase encodes MFNFLRYKQFSIAILYIIVSISLFWCEETRAAFVLPLRTKKGMVTSAHPLASEAGLSILRKGGNAVDAAVATAFAISVVEPFSAGIGGGGFLMLHQAQTGEMKALDFRERAPLRATRNMYLDEQGKVRPNASVNGYLAAAVPGTVAGLYEVHRQYGKLPWQEVIAPAIRLANEGFVVSSIPTWRFVGISQTRRDVILNNDAARQIFAPNGRLFALGDRLIQRDLARTLQTIAKDPQSFYTGEIARTIASDMARNGGLIGLADLKNYKPTWRTPLCGSFRVYRICTMPPPSSGGVHLLQILNIIGDTDLKSLGWHHPDTLHLLVEAMKIAYADRSVYLGDPDFVNIPVTALTSHSYAAKRRREITMQRARPATEVRAVDRDTLERFVNSKESPETSHLSVVDEQRNAVSLTFTINYGFGSGVVVPGTGILLNDEMDDFAIAPGVPNVFGLVGGDANAIAPRKIPLSSMTPTIVTENNRLRLLVGAPGGSTIITTVLQVVLNVLEYNMDVGAAVSAPRIHHQWLPDKLRVEPFGLDALTLAELRRRGHQIEQQTPWGNANAIAVTPDGSLEGAADPRGEGSPSGY; translated from the coding sequence ATGTTTAACTTTTTGAGATATAAACAATTTTCTATCGCAATTCTTTATATTATTGTCTCGATATCTCTATTTTGGTGTGAGGAAACAAGGGCAGCTTTTGTCCTACCCCTACGCACTAAAAAAGGTATGGTAACTTCAGCTCATCCGTTGGCGTCTGAGGCAGGACTTTCCATACTGCGAAAAGGTGGCAATGCTGTGGATGCAGCTGTGGCGACAGCTTTTGCCATTTCAGTAGTCGAGCCTTTTTCCGCAGGTATTGGCGGCGGTGGCTTTTTAATGCTGCATCAAGCGCAAACGGGGGAAATGAAGGCGTTGGATTTCCGGGAACGCGCCCCTTTGCGTGCGACACGCAATATGTACTTAGACGAACAGGGTAAGGTGCGTCCGAATGCTAGCGTCAATGGCTATTTGGCAGCAGCAGTACCGGGTACGGTGGCGGGACTTTATGAAGTGCATCGTCAGTACGGTAAGCTACCTTGGCAAGAGGTAATTGCACCTGCTATCCGTCTTGCCAATGAAGGTTTTGTTGTCAGTTCTATTCCGACTTGGCGTTTTGTTGGCATTTCTCAAACGCGCCGAGATGTTATTTTGAACAATGACGCGGCACGTCAAATTTTCGCTCCCAATGGTAGATTGTTTGCATTGGGAGATCGTTTGATACAGAGAGATTTGGCACGCACTTTACAGACGATCGCCAAAGATCCGCAAAGCTTTTACACTGGTGAAATTGCCCGTACTATTGCCAGCGATATGGCAAGAAATGGCGGTTTGATTGGTTTGGCAGATCTGAAAAACTACAAACCGACTTGGCGGACACCTCTGTGCGGTAGTTTCCGCGTTTACCGAATTTGCACAATGCCACCTCCTTCTTCGGGAGGCGTTCACTTGTTGCAAATTTTGAATATTATCGGCGATACGGATCTGAAATCGCTGGGTTGGCATCACCCGGATACGCTACATTTACTTGTAGAAGCAATGAAAATTGCCTATGCCGATCGATCTGTTTATTTGGGCGATCCGGATTTTGTGAATATTCCGGTGACAGCGCTCACCAGTCACAGTTACGCTGCGAAAAGGCGTCGGGAAATTACTATGCAAAGGGCGCGACCTGCAACGGAAGTAAGGGCAGTCGATCGAGATACTTTAGAGCGTTTTGTTAATAGCAAAGAATCACCGGAGACAAGTCATCTGAGCGTTGTAGACGAACAGCGCAATGCGGTTAGCCTTACCTTTACTATTAATTATGGTTTCGGATCGGGTGTGGTTGTACCTGGAACGGGTATTTTGCTTAACGACGAAATGGACGATTTTGCTATTGCACCGGGAGTACCGAACGTTTTTGGTTTGGTGGGTGGAGATGCAAATGCGATCGCACCTCGCAAAATTCCTCTTTCCAGCATGACTCCTACAATTGTCACCGAAAACAATCGCCTGCGTTTGCTAGTTGGTGCGCCGGGAGGAAGCACGATTATCACCACGGTTTTGCAAGTTGTACTCAACGTGTTGGAATACAACATGGATGTCGGTGCAGCTGTTTCTGCTCCTCGCATTCACCATCAGTGGTTACCGGATAAACTGAGGGTGGAACCATTTGGCTTAGATGCTCTCACCCTAGCAGAACTGCGTCGTCGCGGACATCAGATCGAACAGCAAACTCCTTGGGGTAATGCTAATGCGATCGCCGTTACGCCAGATGGCTCTCTAGAAGGAGCAGCCGATCCTCGTGGCGAAGGTTCGCCTAGCGGCTATTAA
- a CDS encoding tetratricopeptide repeat protein — protein MEDYAEESKSAMDEAIAHYQEALSTIEKAGSILSKRKIIEMLLSRDGVENLKNNGAELNTSQCALLIDLDERLKELAGIIAKKFPLASYRLSVNPPESSWWWFLESFVPREVHKHDRFDWVWYGLTLGCMVVATTFGSSTAQAFSSEGFDILGTFSTVGQAVGMLLLAGGVLTENGKETVENALKSVGIPPHFHAEAIFGASALMAASTYVVYANLPTIGEYYYKQGQISSTQGDVVSALDLYKRALNFNPNDSKIYVALGKVSEDMGQLKEAISYYEKGRSFNDPAALNGLGRVLVFQSLEDVGWTAKIDEKVERRADFFLVAAEKLVKEEQKLLRRDIAINHGILYLSDFDLKKSSVEDANNALDNAYNSFEQAAELEKTLPKETKEQNKGQCYLQITEKIRQEVNYQKGQFLNSDIPKKAEACYGELYRAGLNPYDDTKIYYSLYTSRVSLEAYKKPENQKYRR, from the coding sequence ATGGAAGATTATGCTGAGGAAAGCAAATCCGCAATGGATGAAGCTATTGCACATTATCAAGAGGCATTATCCACTATTGAAAAAGCAGGATCGATACTGTCCAAGCGGAAAATTATAGAAATGCTCTTGAGCCGCGATGGAGTGGAAAACCTCAAAAATAACGGTGCGGAATTGAACACGAGTCAATGCGCCCTGTTGATTGATTTGGATGAGCGATTGAAGGAACTTGCAGGGATAATAGCGAAAAAGTTTCCCCTAGCTAGCTATCGGCTGAGTGTCAACCCACCGGAATCGTCTTGGTGGTGGTTTCTGGAATCCTTTGTCCCTCGAGAAGTCCACAAACACGATCGCTTTGACTGGGTATGGTATGGGTTGACACTCGGTTGTATGGTTGTGGCGACTACTTTTGGTTCTAGCACGGCTCAAGCCTTTTCCAGTGAAGGGTTTGATATCCTGGGGACTTTTAGTACGGTTGGCCAAGCGGTGGGGATGCTTTTATTAGCCGGTGGGGTGCTGACAGAAAATGGTAAGGAAACTGTTGAGAATGCCCTCAAGAGCGTCGGGATTCCGCCTCACTTCCACGCGGAAGCAATCTTTGGTGCCTCAGCTCTAATGGCCGCAAGTACTTATGTTGTCTATGCTAATTTACCAACTATAGGGGAATATTATTATAAACAGGGGCAGATCTCTAGTACTCAAGGTGATGTTGTTAGTGCTTTGGATTTATACAAAAGGGCACTGAATTTTAACCCCAACGATTCCAAAATTTATGTTGCTTTGGGGAAAGTTTCGGAAGATATGGGACAACTCAAGGAAGCTATATCTTACTACGAGAAAGGGAGATCCTTCAACGATCCCGCCGCCCTCAATGGTTTAGGAAGAGTATTGGTATTCCAGTCGTTGGAAGATGTGGGTTGGACAGCAAAAATTGATGAGAAAGTTGAGCGGAGAGCCGATTTTTTCTTAGTAGCTGCTGAGAAGCTGGTGAAAGAAGAGCAAAAACTTTTACGCCGAGATATTGCGATTAATCATGGCATCCTTTATCTATCTGATTTTGATTTAAAAAAATCTTCTGTTGAAGATGCTAATAATGCTCTCGATAATGCCTATAACTCTTTTGAACAGGCCGCTGAATTAGAGAAAACTTTACCCAAAGAAACGAAGGAACAAAATAAAGGGCAGTGTTATCTTCAAATCACGGAAAAAATACGCCAAGAAGTTAACTATCAAAAGGGACAATTTTTAAATTCCGATATTCCTAAAAAGGCGGAAGCTTGTTATGGGGAATTATATCGCGCCGGATTAAATCCTTATGACGATACGAAAATATACTACAGTCTCTATACCTCTAGAGTTTCACTGGAAGCTTATAAAAAACCAGAGAATCAAAAGTATCGCCGATAA
- a CDS encoding phytochelatin synthase family protein → MKTNTLKTIFTPIRAFILGLAISSSSVLAQTLPLPQNLIAFNSAQGEQLLIQSQSRQDYWHLSVQFVTQNNQAFCGVASSVMVLNALGINAPSAPEYAPYRVFTQSNFFSNEKTRQVVSPEVVSRRGMTLNQLGGLLASYNAKVRVYHASDTNLAEFRRLTVQNLKQPGNFVITNYLRKAIGQETGGHISPIAAYNERTDRFLILDVSRYKYPPVWVKAADLWRAMATVDSDSRKTRGFVFVSKN, encoded by the coding sequence ATGAAAACCAATACACTCAAGACGATCTTCACACCCATTCGGGCTTTTATTCTGGGACTTGCTATTAGCAGCAGCAGCGTACTCGCCCAAACACTCCCCCTACCGCAAAACCTCATTGCCTTCAACTCAGCGCAAGGAGAACAGTTATTAATCCAAAGTCAATCTAGACAAGATTACTGGCATTTGAGTGTACAATTTGTTACGCAAAACAATCAAGCGTTCTGTGGAGTTGCCAGTAGCGTTATGGTACTGAATGCCTTGGGAATTAACGCACCTTCAGCGCCGGAATATGCACCCTATCGCGTCTTCACTCAAAGTAACTTTTTTAGCAATGAAAAAACTCGACAAGTTGTCAGTCCGGAAGTAGTTTCTCGTCGAGGGATGACTTTAAATCAGTTGGGTGGATTATTAGCAAGTTACAATGCCAAGGTGAGAGTTTACCATGCTTCCGACACCAATCTGGCAGAGTTTCGCAGATTGACAGTACAAAATTTGAAACAACCGGGAAATTTCGTTATAACCAATTATTTACGCAAAGCAATTGGGCAAGAAACTGGAGGGCATATTTCTCCTATAGCTGCTTATAATGAAAGAACCGATCGATTTTTAATTTTAGATGTCTCGCGCTACAAATACCCACCAGTTTGGGTGAAAGCAGCAGATTTATGGCGGGCGATGGCAACGGTGGATTCTGATTCGAGGAAAACAAGAGGGTTTGTATTTGTGAGTAAAAATTAG
- a CDS encoding DUF1624 domain-containing protein has protein sequence MSQTFTVSEDENYDKPRPKRLVSIDILRGLVMVLMTLDHVRIFFSNARFDPLDLTQTNVPLFLTRWVTHLCATSFIFLAGIAAYLSLQRGKTKQEVSSFLFTRGLWLVFLELTVVRFGWTFNVNYSATFAGVLWAIGFAMIVLAALVYLPTRAIAAIGITLIVGHNLFDNIQADRLGEWGWLWAILHEPKRLEILPGMRFFTAYPLIPWIGVMAAGYAFGTVFDLPQSRRRQLLRRFGFGLILAFIILRAINIYGDPARWAVQSSFPLTLLSFINCHKYPPSLLFLLMTIGPAILLLDLFENQKISRFIKPLVLFGQVPLFFYIIHIPLIHLLVILLAIPTYGLEAFAISLSKIPPDYGYGLAIVYDFWIIVVLILYPICNWFAEYKAKHKFWWLTYL, from the coding sequence ATGAGCCAGACATTTACTGTAAGTGAAGACGAAAACTATGACAAGCCTCGCCCCAAACGACTGGTGTCGATCGACATCCTGCGCGGACTGGTGATGGTACTTATGACATTAGACCATGTGCGGATATTTTTCTCCAACGCTCGTTTTGACCCTTTAGACTTGACCCAAACAAACGTACCGCTGTTTCTGACACGCTGGGTAACTCATCTTTGCGCTACATCGTTTATTTTCCTGGCCGGTATCGCCGCCTATCTTTCTCTACAACGCGGTAAAACAAAACAAGAAGTCTCCTCGTTTCTTTTCACTCGCGGACTTTGGCTTGTGTTTCTGGAACTGACGGTGGTGCGTTTTGGATGGACATTCAACGTAAATTATAGTGCTACATTCGCAGGAGTGCTGTGGGCGATCGGTTTTGCAATGATTGTCTTGGCAGCACTGGTTTATCTTCCCACTCGCGCTATTGCTGCCATAGGAATCACGTTGATAGTCGGACATAATTTGTTCGATAACATACAAGCCGATCGACTGGGAGAATGGGGCTGGCTTTGGGCAATTCTTCACGAACCAAAACGACTGGAAATATTACCTGGAATGCGGTTTTTTACTGCTTATCCTCTCATACCTTGGATAGGAGTAATGGCGGCGGGTTATGCCTTTGGAACTGTATTCGATCTGCCACAATCTCGGCGACGACAATTGCTGCGAAGGTTCGGTTTTGGTTTGATTCTCGCATTTATCATTCTGCGGGCTATTAATATTTATGGAGATCCCGCTCGATGGGCAGTTCAGTCCAGCTTTCCGTTGACTTTGCTTTCATTCATTAACTGCCATAAATATCCGCCTTCATTGCTGTTTTTGTTGATGACGATCGGCCCTGCAATTCTCTTACTTGACTTATTTGAAAACCAAAAAATATCTAGATTTATCAAACCACTGGTACTCTTCGGTCAGGTTCCCTTATTTTTTTATATTATTCACATACCGCTGATTCATCTATTGGTAATTCTATTGGCTATACCTACATACGGTTTGGAGGCATTCGCCATATCTTTATCTAAAATACCGCCAGATTATGGTTATGGTTTAGCAATAGTTTACGATTTTTGGATTATTGTAGTTCTCATACTTTACCCGATTTGTAATTGGTTTGCGGAGTACAAGGCCAAACATAAATTTTGGTGGTTAACTTATCTTTGA
- the hpf gene encoding ribosome hibernation-promoting factor, HPF/YfiA family, which translates to MKLVIHGKNIEITDAIREYVHQKIEKAASHFLNVTNEIDVHLSVARNPRVNSKQTAEVTIYANGAVIRAEEGSESLYASIDLVADKIARKLRKYKEKRLDKKTQAQRKTSEVVEQAPVAVDLIGDRTVELPTEVVRTKYFAMPPMTIEEALEQLQLVDHDFYMFRNAETGEINVIYERNHGGYGVIQPRNGNGHTGKNGKAAHTNPVPEKLNLQKT; encoded by the coding sequence ATGAAGCTTGTGATTCATGGCAAAAATATTGAAATCACCGATGCAATTCGTGAGTACGTACACCAAAAAATTGAAAAAGCAGCAAGTCACTTTCTAAATGTAACCAATGAGATTGATGTGCATCTATCAGTAGCTCGCAATCCCAGGGTAAATTCTAAGCAGACTGCTGAAGTGACTATCTATGCAAATGGTGCGGTGATTCGTGCAGAAGAAGGAAGTGAAAGTTTATATGCCAGTATAGACTTAGTTGCTGATAAAATAGCCCGCAAACTGCGTAAGTACAAAGAAAAACGGCTAGATAAGAAGACTCAAGCCCAGCGCAAAACTAGCGAGGTAGTAGAACAAGCGCCAGTGGCAGTGGATTTGATCGGCGATCGCACTGTGGAACTTCCCACTGAAGTCGTGCGTACCAAATATTTTGCCATGCCGCCCATGACTATTGAAGAAGCCTTAGAACAGTTACAGCTAGTGGATCACGATTTTTATATGTTCCGCAATGCGGAAACCGGCGAAATTAACGTGATTTACGAACGCAATCACGGCGGTTATGGTGTAATTCAGCCGCGTAATGGCAATGGGCATACCGGCAAAAATGGTAAGGCAGCCCACACCAATCCTGTACCGGAGAAGTTAAACCTCCAGAAGACTTAA
- a CDS encoding coiled-coil domain-containing protein, whose product MTETTEPNGLEVTEYVSVAGSVAGTLVAVFSQQLIYSVAPLTLALSLSLINRRRFEQTLQQNMAAVLSEMGTRVRQIDREISEEMGSLRDSFQGFSTPIKPLILAPVQEELSQLRERFDSLEQAIGNLTISTKPEGSASLSDTQAKQIDELTPGFDSEYLDRKIEELKTELLDRKQIGSENLTKEEFQDFKQQIQQLQTNLSSLTEAFKEREEIQRIEELRQMLLSPEVEQRISQLADASANVVPSYLERQVRELQANVSSLTEAFNQRQDLERIQEVKQIAAEVQEQLAAFTPQPVTFDPSYLEEQIQQLATKVSQIGDRFTERLAEQRESTSDVEYELSALPTQNGRSDTGYVAAQIKEIKAAIAQTEEITRSNLDRLEAQNQQMQATLQSLTEAFEERSQPAEIEELKQSAAEVELLQQVSAITSDLDNSYLQAEIQQLKKELQALYFQIPQSNSYAEKADRTFIEDAYTKLNAAVESSLDFSSAKFQQLSKCASHWQQQLLKMPKQIAQSPEKSDDSAESDLLLSKSAASTLESRDLDTLLTYWTESLVARSLQVFDNLRGKRQQQTEAVETEIIGLPHQTIDLPSEQQIQQMQYITVKSEVVSSPESKLKNDLENKAIGVETPIQTPDAESYENDRHSDIETPDRESYETNNLHEEGAKR is encoded by the coding sequence ATGACAGAAACTACAGAGCCCAATGGCTTAGAGGTAACAGAGTACGTTTCCGTAGCGGGTTCTGTTGCAGGGACGTTAGTTGCAGTTTTTTCCCAGCAGCTGATATATTCGGTTGCTCCCCTGACTCTAGCCCTTTCCCTAAGCCTGATCAACCGACGCCGATTCGAGCAGACATTACAGCAGAACATGGCGGCTGTCTTATCTGAGATGGGAACCCGCGTCAGACAAATAGATCGGGAAATCTCAGAAGAGATGGGAAGCTTAAGAGACTCATTTCAAGGTTTCTCGACTCCGATTAAACCGCTGATTCTCGCTCCCGTCCAGGAAGAACTCAGCCAGCTGCGAGAGCGGTTTGATAGCCTGGAACAAGCGATCGGCAACCTCACCATATCAACAAAACCCGAAGGGAGCGCTTCGCTGAGCGACACTCAAGCAAAGCAAATAGACGAACTTACCCCAGGTTTTGACAGCGAGTATTTAGATCGCAAGATAGAGGAACTGAAAACAGAACTGCTCGATCGCAAGCAGATTGGTTCCGAGAACCTCACGAAAGAGGAATTTCAAGACTTTAAGCAGCAAATTCAGCAACTGCAAACCAACCTCTCCTCATTAACAGAGGCGTTTAAAGAGCGGGAAGAAATACAGCGCATCGAAGAACTCAGACAAATGCTGTTGTCCCCAGAAGTCGAACAGCGTATTTCTCAGCTTGCAGACGCATCGGCAAATGTTGTTCCCAGCTACCTGGAAAGACAAGTTCGGGAACTGCAAGCAAACGTTTCCTCATTAACGGAAGCGTTTAATCAGCGCCAGGATTTAGAGCGCATCCAAGAAGTTAAACAAATTGCCGCAGAAGTGCAAGAGCAGTTAGCTGCTTTTACCCCACAGCCAGTAACTTTCGATCCCAGTTACTTGGAAGAGCAAATACAGCAACTGGCAACAAAAGTATCTCAAATCGGCGACAGGTTTACAGAGCGCTTAGCAGAGCAAAGAGAAAGTACATCCGATGTAGAATATGAATTGTCTGCACTGCCGACACAAAACGGACGCTCTGACACTGGGTACGTAGCAGCGCAGATCAAAGAAATTAAAGCAGCGATCGCTCAGACAGAAGAAATTACGCGCTCTAACTTAGATCGGTTAGAAGCACAAAATCAACAGATGCAAGCTACCCTCCAATCGTTGACTGAAGCGTTTGAGGAGCGCTCGCAGCCAGCCGAGATCGAAGAATTAAAGCAAAGCGCCGCCGAAGTTGAACTTCTTCAGCAAGTTTCTGCGATTACTTCCGACTTGGATAACAGCTATCTACAAGCGGAAATTCAGCAACTGAAAAAGGAACTGCAAGCGCTGTACTTTCAGATACCCCAGTCAAACAGTTATGCTGAAAAAGCCGATCGCACTTTCATTGAAGATGCTTATACCAAATTGAACGCCGCTGTTGAGAGTTCGCTCGACTTCTCATCTGCTAAATTCCAGCAACTGTCAAAATGTGCCTCCCATTGGCAGCAACAATTGTTGAAAATGCCAAAGCAAATCGCTCAATCGCCAGAAAAATCTGACGATTCGGCTGAAAGCGATTTACTGCTAAGCAAATCGGCAGCAAGCACATTAGAATCAAGAGATTTGGATACTCTACTCACATACTGGACAGAATCGTTAGTTGCCAGATCCCTGCAAGTGTTCGATAATTTGCGTGGCAAACGGCAACAGCAGACCGAAGCAGTAGAGACGGAGATCATCGGTCTTCCCCACCAAACGATCGATCTGCCGTCCGAACAGCAAATACAGCAAATGCAGTATATTACAGTCAAGTCTGAGGTTGTTTCGTCACCAGAGTCTAAGTTAAAGAACGATCTGGAGAATAAAGCGATCGGTGTAGAAACGCCAATCCAGACACCCGACGCGGAAAGCTACGAAAACGATCGCCATTCCGATATCGAGACGCCTGACAGGGAAAGCTATGAAACCAATAACCTTCATGAGGAGGGAGCGAAGCGTTAG